In Macadamia integrifolia cultivar HAES 741 chromosome 13, SCU_Mint_v3, whole genome shotgun sequence, one DNA window encodes the following:
- the LOC122059112 gene encoding glucose-6-phosphate 1-dehydrogenase, chloroplastic-like — translation MARCYSPCSSSTTFLLPSSFKHKGWISRRMIVSGRRYTTPISLTYPSFHSRKQSELKSSNGYPLNAISLPDGLAGKASTEGPVENRVKDDSVSLLEPGNAKSTISITVVGASGDLAKKKIFPALFALFYENWLPEHFTIFGYARSKMSDEELRNLISKTLTCRIDQRENCSCKMDQFLQRCFYHSGQYNSDQNFSELDKKLKEKEVGRLPNRLFYLSIPPNIFMDVVRCVSHCSSSANGWTRVIVEKPFGRDLVSSRELTRYLKQYLTEDQIFRIDHYLGKELVENLSVLRFSNLVFEPLWSRNYISNVQLIFSEDFGTQGRGGLFLFLNMVLLQVKVLRSMRPLQIDDLFIGQYKGHSSGGKSYPGYTDDPTVPNDSLTPTFAAAALFIDNARWDGVPFLMKAGKALHTKGAEIRVQFKHVPGNLYKRNFGTDLDKATNELVLCVQPDEAIYLRINNKVPGLGMSLDRSDLYLLYKARYPKEIPDAYERLLLDAIEGERRLFIRSDELDAAWALFTPVLKELEERKIAPELYPYGSKGPVGARYLAEKYNARWGDLSGEDS, via the exons ATGGCTAGATGTTACAGTCCTTGTTCTTCCTCGACTACTTTCTTATTGCCCTCCTCATTCAAGCATAAGGGGTGGATCTCCAGAAGGATGATAGTATCGGGAAGGAGGTATACAACTCCCATATCTCTCACCTATCCCAGTTTCCATTCGAGAAAGCAATCTGAACTCAAATCCTCTAATGGGTACCCGTTAAACGCGATCTCTTTGCCAGATG GTTTAGCTGGGAAGGCATCAACGGAAGGACCCGTTGAGAATCGAGTGAAAGATGATTCAGTTTCCCTTTTGGAACCGGGAAATGCCAAGTCTACCATCAGCATTACCGTCGTCGGAGCTTCCGGGGACCTTGCTAAGAAGAAGATCTTTCCTGCACTGTTTGCGTTGTTTTATGAAAATTGGCTACCTGAG CATTTTACCATTTTTGGTTATGCTAGGAGTAAGATGAGTGATGAGGAGCTGAGGAACTTGATCAGTAAAACATTGACTTGCAGAATCGACCAGAG GGAAAATTGCAGTTGCAAGATGGATCAATTCTTGCAGAGATGCTTCTACCATTCTGGCCAGTATAACTCCGATCAGAATTTTTCAGAGTTAGACAAGAaactaaaagagaaagag GTTGGAAGACTTCCCAATAGGTTATTTTACTTATCCATACCTCCAAACATATTTATGGACGTGGTACGATGTGTTAGTCATTGTTCTTCTTCAGCAAATGGGTGGACTAGAGTCATCGTTGAAAAGCCATTTGGTCGTGACTTGGTGTCATCCAGGGAGCTGACCAGATATTTGAAGCAATACCTCACTGAGGACCAGATTTTCAG GATTGACCATTACTTAGGTAAAGAGCTCGTTGAAAACCTGTCAGTTCTCCGGTTCTCCAATCTAGTTTTTGAGCCTTTGTGGTCAAGGAACTACATCAGTAATGTGCAGCTAATATTTTCTGAAGATTTTGGAACGCAGGGTCGAGGCGG gttgtttctttttctcaacATGGTATTGCTTCAGGTTAAGGTTTTACGGTCAATGAGGCCACTGCAAATCGATGATCTATTCATTGGCCAATATAAGGGGCACTCATCAGGTGGCAAGTCTTATCCTGGATACACAGATGATCCAACTGTGCCAAATGACAGCCTCACACCAACATTTGCAGCTGCTGCCCTATTTATTGATAACGCAAGATGGGATGGGGtgcctttcttgatgaaagcAGGGAAGGCCCTCCATACTAAGGG AGCAGAGATCAGAGTGCAGTTTAAGCATGTCCCAGGCAACTTGTATAAGCGGAACTTTGGGACTGATTTAGATAAAGCTACAAACGAGCTAGTTCTTTGTGTGCAACCTGATGAAGCTATTTATCTGAGGATCAACAACAAGGTCCCAGGGCTTGGGATGAGTTTGGACCGCAGTGATCTTTATCTGCTTTACAAAGCAAG GTATCCAAAGGAAATACCGGATGCATATGAGAGGCTGCTCTTAGATGCTATAGAAGGGGAGCGTCGGCTGTTCATCAGAAGTGATGAGCTTGATGCTGCATGGGCACTTTTCACCCCTGTGCTGAAGGAGCTAGAGGAGAGGAAGATTGCACCCGAGCTCTACCCCTATGGTAGTAAAGGACCAGTCGGAGCACGTTATCTTGCTGAAAAGTATAATGCTCGATGGGGAGATCTTAGTGGTGAAGACTCATGA
- the LOC122058900 gene encoding TPD1 protein homolog 1-like isoform X1: MTSRSLIFGFLLATFFLAGLSHSEAIEGDSIKASMISQEISTTSLGNRKLLTTTPSLSPEQGVEEVVAEEGGEKVKCSREDIDIYEGQTDPLPNGIPTYSVNIVNVCSTGCSISNIHLSCGWFSSARLINPKVFRRLSHDDCLVNNGGPLAHGQSISFVYANTFRYPLAVSSLTC, encoded by the exons ATGACATCTCGATCTCTGATTTTCGGATTTCTTCTCGCCACCTTCTTCCTCGCTG GGCTTTCTCACTCTGAGGCAATTGAGGGAGACTCCATTAAAGCTTCCATGATATCCCAGGAAATTAGCACAACCAGCCTTGGCAATCGTAAACTGCTAACTACCACACCCTCACTCTCACCAGAACAAG GTGTGGAAGAAGTTGTTGCAGAAGAAGGAGGGGAAAAGGTGAAGTGTTCGAGGGAAGACATAGATATATATGAAGGGCAAACGGATCCTCTACCGAACGGAATCCCAACCTACTCAGTGAACATAGTGAACGTCTGCAGCACAGGTTGCTCCATCTCCAACATTCACCTCAGCTGTGGATGGTTCAGCTCTGCTCGTCTTATCAACCCCAAGGTATTCCGCCGCCTCTCTCACGACGACTGCCTCGTCAACAATGGCGGACCCTTGGCTCACGGTCAAAGCATCTCCTTCGTCTATGCCAATACCTTCCGTTACCCTCTTGCCGTCTCTTCCCTCACCTGTTGA
- the LOC122058900 gene encoding TPD1 protein homolog 1-like isoform X2, with amino-acid sequence MTSRSLIFGFLLATFFLAGLSHSEAIEGDSIKASMISQEISTTSLGNRKLLTTTPSLSPEQEEGGEKVKCSREDIDIYEGQTDPLPNGIPTYSVNIVNVCSTGCSISNIHLSCGWFSSARLINPKVFRRLSHDDCLVNNGGPLAHGQSISFVYANTFRYPLAVSSLTC; translated from the exons ATGACATCTCGATCTCTGATTTTCGGATTTCTTCTCGCCACCTTCTTCCTCGCTG GGCTTTCTCACTCTGAGGCAATTGAGGGAGACTCCATTAAAGCTTCCATGATATCCCAGGAAATTAGCACAACCAGCCTTGGCAATCGTAAACTGCTAACTACCACACCCTCACTCTCACCAGAACAAG AAGAAGGAGGGGAAAAGGTGAAGTGTTCGAGGGAAGACATAGATATATATGAAGGGCAAACGGATCCTCTACCGAACGGAATCCCAACCTACTCAGTGAACATAGTGAACGTCTGCAGCACAGGTTGCTCCATCTCCAACATTCACCTCAGCTGTGGATGGTTCAGCTCTGCTCGTCTTATCAACCCCAAGGTATTCCGCCGCCTCTCTCACGACGACTGCCTCGTCAACAATGGCGGACCCTTGGCTCACGGTCAAAGCATCTCCTTCGTCTATGCCAATACCTTCCGTTACCCTCTTGCCGTCTCTTCCCTCACCTGTTGA
- the LOC122058955 gene encoding TPD1 protein homolog 1-like, protein MYYHRSLSFGFLLALFLLLGLSHVPSGTSEAIGGVAIKAEGARCSREDIDIYEGQGDPLPNGIPTYTVNIVNVCSTDCSISEIHVSCGDFSSARLINPAVFRRLSPNNCLVNDGRSLAHGQSISFVYANTYKYPLAVSSVSC, encoded by the exons ATGTATTACCATAGGTCTCTGAGTTTTGGATTTCTGCTGGCGCTCTTCCTTCTCCTGG GGCTTTCTCATGTGCCATCAGGAACATCTGAGGCAATTGGAGGAGTCGCCATTAAAGCtg aaGGGGCAAGGTGTTCGAGGGAAGACATAGATATATATGAAGGGCAAGGGGATCCTCTACCGAATGGAATTCCAACGTACACAGTGAACATAGTGAACGTGTGCAGCACAGATTGTTCGATCTCCGAAATTCATGTCAGCTGTGGAGACTTCAGCTCTGCTCGTCTTATTAACCCCGCAGTGTTCCGCCGTCTCTCTCCAAACAACTGCCTCGTTAACGATGGTAGATCCCTCGCCCACGGTCAAAGCATCTCCTTCGTCTATGCCAATACCTACAAGTACCCTCTTGCCGTCTCCTCCGTCAGTTGTTGA